One Triticum dicoccoides isolate Atlit2015 ecotype Zavitan chromosome 3B, WEW_v2.0, whole genome shotgun sequence genomic window, ATAGCTTAATTTACTCACCCTGCACCAACTAAAAGACCTGCAAAACTGCTCCCGGATGAGTTTTTCGCTTGGTAATATAGAGATTGTCCCTGCAAAACATAGCGCCTAGAGTTAGTTTGTAGAAGATTGTGTGCACCCTCTTGTGGTTGTATGCTTATTTTTCCCAATTAATTCTGTAGGTACGTACCACTATTTGTTGCTTGTTTCCCAGCGTGATCACCGTCGGAAATGACCGATCAACCTTGCTCGCCGCCACGGTGATGACCCACGGCGaaatattcacaactgtttgtggcCTAGGTCCATCGTTGCCGGCTATGTACACCACGGTGATCCCCTTTTGAACCGCGTGTAGAGCACCGAAGGCGAGCTGCTCCTCGCCAGTGATGGAGAGCGACAACACGTCCACTCCATCGTGGATCGCATCATCAATAGCGGCTAGCACACTCGCGATACTAAAAGAGCCAGAACCCCACCCAGACTTGTACACAGCAATGCGAGCACGCGGCGCGCCTCCTCTTGCAACCCCCTCGGCAAGGCCATTGAAGCTAGCCGCCTCCACAATCGAGCCCGCCGCGGTGGACGCACAGTGTGTGCCGTGTCCGTTGTTGTCACGAGGCGAGAGTGTGTCCATCTTGAGCAACACGTCGGACACACCGGCAGTGTAGAAGCGGGCGCCGATGATCTTCCGACTGCAATTGTTGCTGCCCCAGTCTGGCCCGAGTTGGCACTTTCCTTTCCACCTTGACGGTATCGGCCCGTACCCTTTGTCGCTGAAACTCCTCGACTCCGGCCATATCCCtgattaccgagtttgtgtaagaaatgatgccaaattaaaaTCGGGGTGACCATCTCTATTGAGTTGAAAAATCAATTGTTGATAGCCATCACATCAAGACTCCTTATCTCTTTTTCCTAAAGAAAGAGACTTCTTATCTCTTTTGCAATTGGTCCTCTAATTTTTTTTGCAACATTTAATTGAAATACTAACCGGTGTCAACCACCCCGATGATCACATCCTCTCCATAGTTGCTTCCCTTGAGTAGCCCATTGCTAGTACTAGGCATCTGGTAGTTGAGGCCAAGAAAGTCCCAACTTCGCGTGGTGGCCGTCGTGTGAATTTTGTTCTTTTCAACGCTGATGACCTCCGGAACCTCTGCATACATACCTCAAATATACTATGATGCAAGTGAAACTCGGAGATTTATAATCAGAGTAGATGATCACGACGCTACCGACCTGCAAGTTGTTTTGCTTGCTCTGGTGTGAGCATGGCCGCGAAGCCTGAGAAGCCGTGCTTGTAGTTGTACGCCACAGAGGCCATAGATTCTTCCTTGCTTCCCAGAAGGGTGGTGAGCATGTCATGGTGCGAAGCCACGACGTGGTCCGGGTGCCCGTGCTTCACGTCACCTAGGTAAACTACGTAGAGCTAAATACAATAGATGCATGCATATATACATGCATGTAAGGGTTAGCTTGTATGGAGCGCCACCGTTAATTAACTAAATAAACAGAAATTACCTCGTATGAAGATGGATCTCTCTTTGCCGTGATGGTCTTCGTTGGTTGGTCCCAGCAATCTGGATGAAAATCCTTGTCTAGGCTATCTCGGGCCGAACATGATGGCGCTGGTACGAGGGTGTTTATCCCTTCTTCAAGGGGTTGCTGTGGAAGAAGTTGATTTAGTCGTGAGTGTTAAATTTCACATGTTATGACGGTTTGTTTGCGATTGTCTTCATTATGCACTCTACTAAATAATCAAAAAAAATATTTGTATGCATCaaaataaagaagaagaagaagaagaagaaacaaattACCCCGTGAGATGATCCTCCCTGTACTCTACATAACAGCATGCAAAGGCAAAGTTGTAGCACCGAAGCTACGCGTGAGCgccgagaggaagaagagaaacccATTGTTTTAGCTAGTGGTTCTCACGCGCACTGTGATGGGTTTCATCACTGCTATTGAGGGATCGTATTTATAGTAGACACCATAGTATGTAGAAATGTTGCTTTAGTTGAATTTGTCAGGATTGAACTTTGGTTTTTCAGTTCAGACTTTTCTGCAGCAGAAAGTTATTGATGTTCGAATGGTCGGACTTTTCTTCATCAGAATTATTTGCAGTTTCTTTCAAGAACAAAATATGAGCTTGAGCATCAAGGTGCCCACACAGTGTCCCCAGCGTCAATTACGCTCATAATGACCAAGAGACTTTTTCTCTATATGAAGGTTATGCATCTTCGAAAGGTTCAACTTTCCGTTATCTAGATttctcttgtgtgtgtgtgtgtgtgtgtgtgtgtgtgtgtgtgtgtgtgtgtgtgtgtgtgtgtgtgtgtgtgtgtgtgtgactctAAATGAAATAGGCTAATAAGTTACTCTAAATGAATTGTGGATACATCTATATCCTCTATAAAAACACAAGCCCCTATGCCAAGTTCATGACTTAAATCCAGATGAACTATCTAGCTAGGGGCGGTTGAATTGGTGAGTGGTTGATGGGCCAGCGATGCTGATCATTAAGATTACAACCCAAATCGATCAACTTCCATGCATTCATGATGGTGGAACAGTCTTGTTCGTGGATGTTATTGTCAgtgtactagcagcactactagttAGCAGTTGGAGTTTGATTGATCGTGATTCCTCAACAGACGATGAGAACCTACATGTGTACGCACAGACTTGTCcactgaa contains:
- the LOC119274216 gene encoding subtilisin-like protease SBT3.10; the protein is MGFSSSSRRSRVASVLQLCLCMLLCRVQGGSSHGQPLEEGINTLVPAPSCSARDSLDKDFHPDCWDQPTKTITAKRDPSSYELYVVYLGDVKHGHPDHVVASHHDMLTTLLGSKEESMASVAYNYKHGFSGFAAMLTPEQAKQLAEVPEVISVEKNKIHTTATTRSWDFLGLNYQMPSTSNGLLKGSNYGEDVIIGVVDTGIWPESRSFSDKGYGPIPSRWKGKCQLGPDWGSNNCSRKIIGARFYTAGVSDVLLKMDTLSPRDNNGHGTHCASTAAGSIVEAASFNGLAEGVARGGAPRARIAVYKSGWGSGSFSIASVLAAIDDAIHDGVDVLSLSITGEEQLAFGALHAVQKGITVVYIAGNDGPRPQTVVNISPWVITVAASKVDRSFPTVITLGNKQQIVGQSLYYQAKNSSGSSFAGLLVGAGCTADRLNGTDVRGIILFCLPLKDDAGTPVSTFDYASQYVRSGGGCGLIFAQYTTDLLTMTASVACQGIACVLVDLDTGEKIRKYGGVAGSSAVAKIEPAHIVAGKEIPGPKVAAFSSRGPSRHYPDIIKPDIAAPGANILAAVGNSYEFKDGTSMAAPHVSGIVALLKAEHPHWSPAAIKSAIMTTARVTDNRGMPILAEGLPRKIADPFDYGGGNINPTGAADPGLVYDIDPRDYNKFFRCTIVRRTNASCDATMLPAYHLNLPSIAVSELRRPITVWRTVTNVGEADSVYHAEVQSPAGVMMEVEPTVLVFNATDRVHSFKVKLAPMWRLQGDYTFGSITWRKDQKTVRIPVAARMTIQDFYADVA